A single Anopheles funestus chromosome 2RL, idAnoFuneDA-416_04, whole genome shotgun sequence DNA region contains:
- the LOC125760771 gene encoding mucin-5AC-like isoform X6: MDRNMTQASGSMTQNGITTNTTSSQTSAASQMSNYNNMTTFTQGSNGQGSNSASSSSSSSSSSSSSSSSSSSSSSSSSSSSGGNNQYNNQGSGGQWNNQNQGSSGNNQWNNQGSGNNNQWNNQNQGQNNQWNNNNQGQSNNNQWNNQNQGQNNQWSNQNQGQNNNNQWNNQNQGSNGQWQNQNQGSGGNNQWNNQNQGQSSNNQWNNQNQGQNNQWNNQNQGQSSSNQWNNNNQGQNNQWSNQNQGQNNNNQFNNQNQGQNNQGQDNSNQWSNQNQGQNNQWNNQNQGQNSNNQGNNSNQGQNNQWSNQNQGQNSNNQGNNNNQGQNNQWSNQNQGQNSNNQGNNNNQGQNNQWSNQNQGQNSNNQGNNSNQGQNNQWSNQNQGQNNNNQWNNNNQGQNNQFSNQNQGQNNNNQWNNNNQGQNNQWNNQNQQSNSNTQWNNQSQSESHQTSTQTQNSTSTNQWNNQNQGQNQEFNNQNQGQNSNNQWSNQNQGQNQQSNNQNQGSNNNNQSSNNIQGQNQQTNNQNQGSNSNNQNQSQNNNNNQGSNQNQNQGHNNNSSNQSSNNQNNQASSGSTQTNESNQQNTTNNQQSSGNQDINTQSPTSSTTIAPQTTSTEAPLEASSTTITTTTATTPEMQSTTMTTAEQMTTTTSTAAPTAPTATTPATTQSITTEPTTPSTPSTPSSTEAVSSTQSPSSVTSSQSVPTSSETPATTQSTTSTTTTTTQTTSSSSSTATEPSTMQVTTTEEPAKTTTVASSTTQTPTTLAQSTQSSSASESTTTPPHTTPTQVSEASVTQTFINTTTESSPETSSVESSETTSPTQTTTPREESPMTTVTVPVENRPEITESTTLTPETTQHSENNTQETSTQHSTTHSSSTQEQSNTEPSTTTVAEASTKEPSTEQSTVTEESTTLTVPTQETSTLSSSTTTQSTPAPTEANTTLENTTTPEPTTTQTTTTSPSATASSSAETSTEAPTTQPIHTTQSSTASSSKEPTTTTQATPSSTQTTTMLTTIVMQSTQSTTNLSSSAQPSSTTQGPSTASTTGSSGSTTSSQPSASGPAPACTEDGFMGDPNDCKKFYRCVSNGNGQFTRYEFRCGDGTVWDDSAGSCNHDWAVQDGRCGKTNGQGSGPQGGSPNGPTENGSGPTSTSKPTEGPNGPNGPDGPNGVPNGPDGGPNGPDGPNGGPNGPDGPNGGPNGPDGGPNGPDGPNGGPNGPDGPGGPNGPDGPNGPDGPNGPEEPTESKGPDGQNQTNGPEESTTAGQQSTTVPPCQTTTTTQTPSVPAGSNGVCEQEGFMEHPTNCKKFYRCVDNGNGGYDRYEFTCGPGTVWDNDILACNHPTSVQNSKCGTGGETASSQPPGSSSGPGNTYLPPAQSSTESMPSTTEQAMSSLEPESLTTGATEAASQETTSGTSSTTASPESATSTSEAPKEETSSSAQEQTTETQSQTEASKGETTANSQEQTTESQSQTSTTVAGDSSTTPEGATETSTMPSSEGCDSEGFKPHPTNCKMFYRCVDNGKGGYTKYEFTCSEGTGWDESKQACNYEYEIPNCGADRPPEPEPEPSGTDMTTGSSDGTTAATDATTTQAQTDGTTSGQETTTAKQDTTTAPAQETTTTPAEQQATTTTEASQETTTAPSDSTTAAASTQETTTTTGQEMTTSGEVASEMTTAQGQETTTSASEMTTENSQQQTTTMSSSSSSGECTEEGFMGNPDDCRKFYRCVDNGKGGYNKYDFTCGEGTAWDQALQTCNHENVVEMCGGQTGNTSNNTNQTQSSSTTTTTTSTTASTTISTTTTTTTQAPSTTTTTTTQAPSTTASTTSTTQTPTTTTTQSTTSTTSTTTTSSAPSSTTSSSTSSSSSTTQSMQSSSESTTERMKASSSSTTPVNCTEAGYFPNPDDCTKFYRCVDWDGMGENFSVFHFDCPEGTIWDPAVNTCNHEDSVQPPRNCSKSAPAETTESNAESTTSVTEEPGSTTEAAQMTTAQQTEATTAASSQQETTTDSMSSETTAAGKEETTTQAQMMTTTEGTGQETTTAAAQETTEATTMTEASQETTTAATNETTTMAAQESTTMAAQESTTMPAQETTTMAAQESTTTAAQETTTMGAQESTTMAAQETTTMAAQETTTMAAQETTTMGAQETTTMAGQESTTASGQQETTTASGGEQETTTMAQSEMTTEAAGQEQTTEGMESTTEPASQECPAGCMSSCPPVDEDQERFVCPTGFKRHPKNCNLFYQCTEKPNSYDYSIVVFSCPNDTVYQEDRTQCTEPAEGDDRCKAANLRSQLRNTRQLPVMQLGSMEPLCPTDGHFAIDDQKCSSTFLRCTQGRSGLQPNMYRCPKGYVYWRVSRRCERVQKIPECQTTPMQERSELPVEWINIGNRRRSLF; encoded by the exons ATGGACAGAAACATGACCCAGGCCAGTGGGTCGATGACTCAGAATGGTATCACTACAAATACTACCAGCTCCCAGACGTCTGCGGCTAGTCAAATGAGCAATTACAATAATATGACAACTTTCACGCAAGGTTCTAACGGTCAGGGTTCAAACAGCGCGAGCAGCTCTAGTTCGAGTTCGAGTAgttcaagcagcagcagcagtagtagtagcagtagtagtagttccAGCTCCAGCAGTTCCGGTGGTAACAATCAATATAATAATCAAGGATCTGGTGGACAATGGAACAACCAGAACCAGGGATCTAGTGGTAATAATCAGTGGAATAATCAAGGATCTGGTAACAATAATCAATGGAACAATCAAAATCAAGGACAAAATAACCAATGGAATAACAATAATCAAGGtcaaagcaacaacaatcaGTGGAATAATCAAAATCAAGGACAAAACAACCAGTGGAGCAATCAAAATCAAGggcaaaataacaacaaccaaTGGAATAACCAAAACCAAGGTTCTAACGGACAGTggcaaaatcaaaaccaagGATCTGGAGGAAACAATCAATGGAACAACCAGAATCAAGGTCAAAGTAGCAACAACCAATGGAATAATCAAAATCAAGGTCAGAATAATCAATGGAATAATCAAAACCAAGGCCAAAGTAGCAGTAACCAATGGAATAATAACAATCAAGGACAAAATAACCAGTGGAGTAATCAAAACCAGggtcaaaataataataatcagtTCAACAACCAGAATCAGGGTCAAAATAATCAGGGACAAGACAATAGTAACCAGTGGAGTAATCAAAACCAAGGTCAAAATAATCAATGGAACAACCAGAATCAAGGTCAAAATAGTAACAACCAGGGAAACAATAGTAATCAAGGACAAAACAACCAATGGAGCAACCAGAATCAAGGTCAAAATAGCAACAACCAGGgaaacaataataatcaaGGACAAAACAATCAATGGAGCAACCAGAATCAAGGTCAAAATAGTAACAACCaaggaaacaataataatcaaGGGCAAAACAATCAATGGAGCAACCAGAATCAAG GTCAAAATAGTAACAACCAGGGAAACAATAGTAATCAAGGACAAAACAACCAATGGAGCAACCAGAATCAAG gtcaaaataacaacaaccaaTGGAACAATAATAATCAGGgccaaaataatcaatttagcAACCAAAATCAAGgtcaaaataacaacaaccagTGGAACAACAATAATCAGGGCCAAAATAACCAATGGAACAATCAAAATCAACAATCGAACAGTAATACTCAATGGAATAACCAGAGTCAAAGTGAGAGTCATCAAACAAGCACGCAAACACAAAACTCTACCAGTACCAATCAATGGAATAATCAAAATCAGGGACAAAACCAAGAATTTAACAACCAGAATCAAGGCCAGAACAGTAATAATCAATGGAGCAACCAGAATCAGGGTCAAAACCAACAGTCGAACAATCAGAACCAGGGATCTAATAATAACAACCAATCGAGCAATAATATTCAAGGCCAAAATCAGCAAACTAATAATCAAAATCAAGGATCAAATAGTAACAATCAAAATCAAAGTCagaacaacaataacaaccaaGGCTCAAATCAAAACCAGAACCAagggcacaacaacaacagttcaAATCAAAGctccaacaaccaaaacaatcaGGCGTCCTCCGGATCAACGCAAACAAATGAAAGTAATCAACAGAACACAACGAATAATCAACAATCTTCTGGAAATCAAGACATCAATACTCAGAGTCCTACTTCTTCTACCACTATTGCTCCACAAACAACTTCCACGGAAGCTCCACTAGAGGCTAGTTCCACAACGATAACAACGACCACTGCCACTACTCCAGAAATGCAATCTACAACAATGACCACTGCTGAACAGATGACAACAACTACATCTACTGCTGCTCCAACTGCTCCAACAGCTACTACTCCCGCAACAACACAATCAATTACAACTGAACCAACAACACCTTCTACTCCTAGTACTCCGTCGTCTACAGAAGCAGTTTCCTCAACACAGTCCCCTAGTAGTGTAACTTCTTCCCAGAGTGTACCAACTAGCTCTGAAACACCGGCTACTACACAAAGTACAACTAGCACAACTACCACAACCACACAAACCACATCATCGTCTAGTAGCACCGCTACCGAACCATCCACAATGCAAGTTACCACTACAGAGGAACCTGCGAAAACAACTACTGTTGCTTCCTCAACAACACAAACTCCTACCACACTGGCACAAAGCACACAATCATCTAGTGCTAGTGAATCTACTACTACACCGCCACACACTACACCAACACAAGTTTCGGAAGCGTCAGTCACACAAACATTCATAAACACAACAACAGAATCTAGTCCGGAAACTTCATCGGTTGAAAGTTCCGAAACAACTTCacccacacaaacaaccaCACCACGTGAGGAGTCACCCATGACTACCGTCACTGTACCCGTAGAAAATCGCCCAGAAATTACCGAATCTACCACACTCACACctgaaacaacacaacacagtgAAAACAATACACAAGAAACCTCTACACAACATTCCACTACCCATTCTTCTAGCACACAGGAACAATCAAATACAGAGCCATCGACGACAACAGTCGCTGAAGCAAGCACAAAGGAACCCAGCACCGAACAATCCACGGTGACGGAAGAGTCCACCACACTTACCGTACCTACGCAAGAAACAAGCACTCTCTCGTCTTCAACCACAACACAATCTACACCAGCTCCTACGGAAGCAAACACTACACTTGAAAACACAACCACACCAGAACCCACCACTACACAAACAACCACCACGAGTCCTTCGGCTACTGCTTCTAGTTCGGCAGAAACGAGCACAGAAGCACCAACTACACAACCGATACACACTACACAATCATCTACAGCATCTTCTTCCAAAgaaccaacaacaaccacacaaGCTACACCTTCaagcacacaaacaaccaCAATGCTCACAACAATCGTTATGCAAAGTACTCAGTCCACAACCAATCTCTCTTCTTCAGCACAACCATCAAGTACTACGCAGGGACCGTCCACTGCGTCAACCACCGGCAGCTCTGGCTCTACCACTAGTAGCCAACCATCAGCATCTGGACCTGCTCCTGCATGTACAGAGGATGGCTTCATGGGTGATCCGAACGATTGTAAGAAGTTCTACCGTTGTGTCTCGAATGGCAATGGTCAATTTACGCGATACGAATTCCGCTGCGGAGATGGAACTGTATGGGATGATAGTGCTGGCAGTTGCAACCATGACTGGGCCGTACAGGATGGACGATGCGGTAAGACAAATGGACAAGGATCGGGACCACAGGGTGGATCTCCGAACGGGCCTACTGAAAATGGCAGTGGACCTACCAGCACGAGTAAACCAACCGAGGGGCCAAACGGTCCAAATGGACCAGATGGACCAAACGGTGTACCAAATGGACCTGATGGAGGACCAAATGGACCAGATGGACCAAACGGAGGGCCAAATGGACCAGATGGACCAAACGGTGGACCAAATGGACCTGATGGAGGACCAAATGGACCAGATGGACCAAACGGAGGGCCAAATGGACCTGATGGACCTGGTGGACCTAATGGACCTGACGGACCTAATGGACCTGACGGACCTAATGGACCTGAAGAACCAACTGAATCTAAAGGTCCGGAtggacaaaatcaaacaaacggaCCCGAAGAATCCACTACTGCCGGACAACAGTCAACTACAGTTCCACCGTGCcaaactaccaccaccacccaaaCGCCCTCAGTACCTGCAGGAAGTAACGGTGTATGCGAACAAGAAGGATTTATGGAACATCCAACGAATTGTAAAAAGTTCTATCGTTGCGTCGACAACGGCAACGGTGGATACGATCGTTACGAGTTCACCTGCGGTCCCGGTACCGTTTGGGATAATGACATTCTTGCCTGTAACCATCCAACATCGGTCCAAAATTCCAAATGTGGAACTGGAGGAGAAACGGCATCCTCTCAGCCTCCGGGTAGTTCGTCTGGTCCAGGAAATACCTATCTGCCTCCAGCACAATCCTCTACCGAATCTATGCCAAGTACTACGGAGCAAGCAATGAGTAGTCTGGAACCGGAATCTCTTACCACAGGTGCTACAGAGGCAGCTAGTCAGGAAACAACTAGCGGTACAAGTAGCACAACGGCATCACCAGAATCAGCAACTTCAACTTCCGAAGCACCCAAGGAAGAAACTTCGTCCTCCGCTCAAGAACAAACTACAGAAACTCAAAGTCAAACAGAAGCTTCCAAGGGAGAAACCACAGCAAACTCTCAAGAGCAGACAACCGAGTCCCAGAGTCAAACATCCACTACCGTGGCGGGAGATTCCTCCACCACGCCTGAAGGTGCTACCGAGACTTCAACAATGCCCTCATCGGAAGGATGCGATTCGGAAGGATTTAAGCCTCATCCGACCAACTGTAAGATGTTCTACCGCTGTGTCGATAATGGCAAAGGTGGTTACACGAAGTACGAGTTCACTTGCTCGGAGGGCACAGGTTGGGACGAAAGCAAACAAGCATGTAACTACGAGTACGAAATTCCAAACTGTGGTGCTGACCGTCCACCAGAGCCAGAACCCGAGCCAAGCGGTACGGACATGACGACTGGAAGCAGTGATGGTACCACCGCTGCAACAGACGCTACAACGACACAAGCACAAACAGATGGTACTACTTCCGGTCAAGAGACTACAACTGCCAAGCAAGACACGACGACAGCTCCAGCACAGGAAACCACTACGACTCCGGCAGAACAGCAAGCAACAACTACAACAGAGGCCAGCCAAGAAACGACCACAGCTCCCAGCGATTCAACTACCGCTGCTGCATCGACTCAGGAAACGACGACCACCACCGGACAGGAAATGACTACATCCGGCGAAGTGGCATCTGAAATGACAACTGCACAGGGTCAGGAAACGACCACCTCTGCTAGTGAAATGACTACCGAAAACTCGCAGCAACAGACTACTACTATGAGTAGCTCCTCTTCTTCGGGCGAATGTACTGAGGAAGGTTTTATGGGTAATCCGGACGATTGCCGCAAGTTCTACCGCTGTGTAGACAATGGCAAGGGTGGATACAATAAGTATGATTTCACTTGCGGCGAAGGTACCGCATGGGATCAGGCACTGCAAACATGTAATCATGAGAATGTTGTTGAAATGTGCGGCGGACAGACAGGTAACACTAGCAATAACACTAATCAAAcacaatcatcatcaacaacaaccacaaccacATCTACTACTGCTTCTACTACTATttccactactactactactaccacacAAGCTCCTtccaccaccactactactaccacacAAGCTCCTTCTACAACCGCTTCTACCACTAGCACCACCCAAACACCCACTACCACCACTACACAAAGCACAAcctccaccacctccaccaccaccacttccTCCGCACCTTCATCAACAACTtcatcatcaacttcatcatcttcatcaaccACCCAAAGCATGCAATCCTCGTCCGAATCCACCACTGAACGCATGAAAGCTTCTTCATCCTCCACAACGCCTGTCAACTGTACGGAGGCTGGATACTTTCCGAATCCGGACGACTGTACCAAGTTCTATCGCTGCGTTGACTGGGACGGTATGGGTGAAAACTTTTCCGTCTTTCACTTCGACTGCCCCGAGGGTACCATTTGGGATCCCGCTGTAAATACCTGCAATCACGAGGACAGTGTCCAGCCACCCCGCAATTGTTCCAAATCTGCACCAGCGGAAACAACTGAATCGAACGCTGAATCAACCACCTCTGTTACAGAAGAACCAGGCTCTACGACCGAAGCCGCCCAAATGACGACAGCCCAGCAAACGGAAGCAACGACTGCGGCCAGTAGCCAACAGGAGACGACTACCGATTCTATGAGTTCCGAAACGACGGCTGCCGGGAAGGAAGAAACCACAACTCAGGCACAAATGATGACTACCACAGAGGGAACGGGCCAGGAAACGACAACAGCGGCCGCGCAAGAAACTACCGAAGCAACCACGATGACTGAAGCATCCCAGGAAACTACCACCGCGGCAACGAACGAGACAACAACGATGGCTGCCCAGGAATCTACTACGATGGCTGCACAGGAATCCACCACGATGCCTGCTCAAGAGACAACAACAATGGCTGCCCAAGAATCAACTACGACGGCCGCTCAGGAGACAACGACAATGGGTGCCCAAGAATCTACTACGATGGCCGCTCAGGAAACAACGACAATGGCAGCACAAGAAACGACAACGATGGCCGCTCAGGAGACAACTACAATGGGTGCACAAGAAACGACGACAATGGCTGGTCAAGAATCTACCACAGCCAGTGGCCAACAGGAAACAACTACAGCCTCTGGTGGTGAGCAAGAGACGACAACCATGGCACAATCTGAGATGACCACCGAAGCTGCCGGGCAGGAGCAAACAACCGAGGGTATGGAATCGACTACGGAACCAGCTTCCCAGGAATGTCCAGCAGGGTGCATGAGCTCGTGCCCACCAGTCGATGAGGATCAGGAACGTTTCGTGTGTCCGACCGGATTCAAACGTCACCCGAAGAATTGCAACCTGTTCTACCAGTGTACGGAGAAACCGAACAGCTACGACTACAGCATCGTCGTGTTCAGCTGTCCAAATGATACCGTTTATCAGGAGGATCGAACACAGTGTACAGAACCTGCTGAGGGAGATGATCGTTGCAAGGCAGCTAATCTGCGATCACAGCTGCGTAACACGCGCCAGCTGCCAGTA ATGCAGCTTGGCTCAATGGAACCGCTCTGTCCAACCGATGGCCATTTCGCGATCGACGATCAAAAGTGCAGCTCGACGTTCCTGCGCTGTACCCAAGGACGGTCTGGCCTTCAGCCGAACATGTACCGCTGTCCGAAGGGTTACGTTTACTGGCGAGTTAGCCGTCGCTGTGAACGTGTCCAGAAGATCCCCGAGTGTCAAACGACACCGATGCAGGAACGCTCGGAACTTCCGGTCGAATGGATCAACATCGGCAATCGACGCCGAAGCTTGTTCTAG